A segment of the Chryseobacterium scophthalmum genome:
TGGCTGCAGTTCCTTTTCCATCACCATTTCCTGTTTTAGAATTGGCAGTTGTTGCAGAACTTTTGGTGCTTTTGGTAGTCGAACTTGCCGTTGATTTTTTATTGGTTTTTGAATCTTCTTTTTTCGGAGCTGTAACTTTGATATTTGTTCCGGTAATTATTTTTTCTTTAACCTCTGTTTTCTTTGATTCCGGTTTTGGATCTGGAACAATAACTGTTTTAGGTTCAGAAACAACATTCTCGACACGTTCAGAAGCCGTTTCTATAGCTTTTGCAGCCAGACTTCCTTCTTGGTTAGCGGGTTCTTCAATGCCGGCTCCATTTCTGTTATCTCCAAAATTGACGAGCATTGTAGTAATCACTTCAGGTTCTTTCGGACGCTCAGTCGGTTTCATTTTATAGATGAAAACGAATAACAAAATAGCAGACCAAATAAGGATAGAAAGTACTGCACTCTTTACCTTATCTTTATTTTCTTCGGCTCTATTTATCGTATAACCTCTCATTGATTTATTGGTCTCAAATTATAATTTTTATTTGCCACGAATGCACTAATTTTCTTATTTGAGTATTCGTAGCAATACAGAATGTTTATTCTTTTACCGTTGCAATGGCAATATTAAACTTATGCTTTTCTGCAATTTCCATTAAAAAAACTACATCTTTATGCATTGTGCTTTCGTCTGCTCTGATGGTAAACGATTTTGCCGATTTGCTTTGAAGATCGCTCACAATTGTCTGTTCTACCAATTCTCTGCTTACAGGTTTATCATTTACAAAATACGATCCGTCTGGTTTTACGCTTACCGTCATCGGATTCGGAATATTATTATCTACGCTTCCTGTTTGTGGAAGTTTTACATCAATCGCACTTTGATTAGCCGCAGAAGAGGTAATCATAAAGAAAATCAACATCAGCAAGATAACGTCTGTCATTGCTGCTAAACTGAATTCCGGGTGCGCTTTATTTCTTCTCTGAATTTTCATCTGTTAGAATTTATAAAGGTTTATTGATAATATCTAAAAATTCTCCAGAAACATTCTGAGTTCTCAGAACGAATTTATCAATTCTTGTCAGCAAAATATTGTAGAAAAAATTTGCCGGAATTGCTACCGCCAAACCAACTGCAGTTTGTCCAAGAGCCGTATAAATACCTTCAGATAAAGTTTTCGGAGAGAAAGCGCCTTCAGCATGTGACAAATCAAAGAACGCAATAATCATCCCGATTACCGTTCCCAAAAGTCCCAACATTGGTGCAATACTTGGTACAACAGCTAAAAGGTTTAAGTTCTTTTCCATATTGGCAACCTCAATCTGAGCCTGAGATTCCATTGCGCTTACAATATCAGAAACGGGTCTTCCTAATCTTGAGATTCCTTTCTCTAAAATTCTGGATTCCGGTGAATTCTGTGTTTTACAATAATCTGCTGCAGCCTCTATCTTTCCGTCTCTTATAAAGTCTTCGATGTTATTCATAAAATTAGAATCCGTTTTTGAAGTCATTCTTTTAATAAAGAAAAATCTTTCAAAAAAAAGATAAACCGAGAAAACTCCTAATAACAAAACAGTTACCATCACTATTTTAGCGAAAGCACCACCATGAAAAAGGATATTCCAAAAAGAAAATTCAAGCTTTTCTACAGGTACAGTAGGTACAGCGACCTGTGCAAATAAAATCTGAGTAAGTTCCGTTAACAGCATTAATTGATTATTTTTATAATGATTTTAAACGACAAAAATAATGGAATATTATTAATCCTTATCTTAAAATAAGCTTAAAAAACACATCCCAAAGCTAATAATGTCTTAAAAAAGCAAATTTCTTTCCAAAAAAGTATTTGAAAAGAAATTTGTAGTTTATATTTTGGCAGCGATTAGTCTTCGTCTACCTCTATTTCGTCTTGTTTAAATTCGCATTTCAGCCTGAAAGGAATCGGAGTATCAGAACCTGTGTAAAAATCATCGATGGTTCCTTTCCAGATTACCTGAAGCTCATTTTCTTCGTTTTTCTCAAAACAAAGTTCGTTGTCGTAGATGAAGGCATCTTCATCATCAAACAAATTAACTTCGGTATAAACCTCATCGTCAGAATCGTTAATTTCGAATGTTTTTCCTTCAATTTCGGCAGAATCAATCGGAAATTCAATTATTTCCAACGAAAGCTGAGGAAAGTTGTACTGCAGAGAATCGTCATCTACATGATCTAAACCGTCGTCAGTAATGACCTCTACTTCCAGAAAGTGTTTTTGATTACTATAAACAGCCTTGCAATAAGTGCTTCTTATATTGTATTTTAGAGTTTCGTCCGGATGGTAAATTTTTAAAATCCCTTTCATTATTTCCTAAAAAAGAACTGTAATACTATGATTGTTAAATGCTTTAGGCAAAGATAAAAAATTGTATGAATCTGAAAAATGTTTTGAAAATTATTTTTATTAAAATCTACATTTAAAACGAATTTGATCTACAATATTGGTTATTTTTGTTATTTATTCGTTTGAATAAAATGCTGAAACAAAATTTTGTAACAACCATTGTATTTCATCTTACAAATAAAAGGTAAAGATTATCTATGAAAAATATTTTATTTAAAACCATAATCGGGCTCGGATTGGCGGTGAGCATTTCATCATGCAAAAAATCAGATTCACCATTAACGAAAGTTACGCCTACCAATATAGATTCTATTGCGTCTAATTATTATGAGCAATATTTAAAACTTTATCCATTAGAAGCCACTTCACAAGGAGACTTGAGGTACAACGACCAGCTTCCGATCAATATTGACAAAGATTTTATTTTGGGGGAAATTGCTTTTTATAATTCCATCCAAAAGCAACTTGAAAATGTAGATTACAATAGTCTTTCGGATGAAGACAAAGTGGTTTATGATGTTTTAGATTATACTTTAAAAGATAAAATTGAAGCGTACGCATATCACCCTGAATATATTCCTTTCAGCCAGTTTACAGGTTTACCGTTAAACTTTCCGTTGTATGGAAGCGGACAAGGAAGCCAGCCCTTCAACACAGAAAAAGATTATGAAGACTGGTTAAAAAGAATGGAAAAATTCCCGGAATGGATGAATGCAGCTGCAGATAATTTCCGTGAAGGAATCAATAACAAAGTCGTTCTGCCAAGAAAATTGGTGGTAAAAATGATTCCTCAGATGAAAGCTGAAGAAATCATCACACCAGATTTTGAAAAGAATATTTTCTACGGACCTGTAAAAAACTTTCCAAAGAGCTTCAGCAAAGAACAAAAAGAAAAACTTACCAAACTGTATAAAGAAGCGATTACAAAAAATATCATTCCTGCGTATACAAAAATGGGTGAGTTTTTAGAGAAAGAATACTTACCTAAATCCAGAGAAACAGACGGTTACAACAGCCTTCCTAAAGGAGACAATATTTACAGATATTATGCTAAAAGCTGGACAACAACCAACAAAACGCCTGAAGAAATTAATAAAATAGGATTACAACAAGTTGCCATGTTACGTGGTGAAATGGAAAAGGTAAAGCAACAAGTTGGCTTCAAAGGAACGCTTGAAGAATTTATCAATTCTGTAAAAACAGATCCGAAAGCAATGCCTTACAAAACCTCAAAAGAAGTTTTGGATGGTTTCAATGGCATTTTAGCTAAAATAACTCCGAAGCTGAAAACCATGTTTAGCGTAACGCCAAAGACTAAATTTGAAATCAGACAAACCGAAAAATTCAGAGAAGCAAGCGCAAGCGCAGAATATATCCAAGGAACTCCCGATGGAAAAAGACCGGGAATTTTCTATATGCCACTTCCTGATCCGTCAAAATTCAACGTTACTTCAGGAATGGAATCTCTTTTCTTACACGAAGCGATTCCAGGACATCATTATCAGGTTTCTCTGCAACAGGAAAATACAAAACTTCCAAAATTCATGAGATTTGGCTGGTTTGGAGCTTATGGTGAAGGTTGGGCGCATTATTGCGAAACTTTAGGTCCGGAATTCGGGTTGTACACAGATCCTTATCAAAAAATGGGTTATTTGAGCGATCAGATGCTTCGTGCTGTTCGTTTGGTAGTTGACACCGGAATTCACACCGGAAAAATGACAAGAGAAGAAGCAATTACTTATTTCCTAAACAATATTGCTTATGACGAAGCTGGTGCAACGGCTGAAGTTGAACGATATATGGCAATGCCTGGACAAGCTTTAGGCTATAAAATCGGATCTTTAAGAATCCGAGAACTGAGAGAAAAATATCAGAAAGAATTGGGCGATAAATTTAATCTGGCAAAATTCCACGATGAAGTTTTGAGTCAGGGTTGTCTTCCTTTAGAGGTTTTAAATAGAAAAATGGAGCTTTGGGCGACGAAGCAAAAGTAAGTTTAACCTAAAATTACAGAGAAAATTTTCTCATTAAAATATAGAAGTCACGAATTAATTTTTCGTGACTTTTTTGTTTTAGATTTGTTTAAACAAAATCATGAAACCAACTTTATATTTTATATTCATTTTAATTTTCTGCTTATCAATTGTAAGCTGTAAAAAAGAGAAGAAAACTCAACAGAATTTTGAAAAATTTGTCGTTGACGAAGGTCTTCCACAAAATGACACAATAAAACTGCTTTCAAAATACCCAGAATTAAAGCTTTATAAAAAGGAAAAATTAGAAAGTAAAACAAGAACGGCTTATATTATTCAGACAACAGTTTTATTTCAAACCGATAAATATAAATGTAATGCTGTTTCAAAAAATGATACATTGGAAATCTTACTCAATAACAATAATGGCCTTTATGGAAATGGAGTTTTAATCAAAGTATTTGATGATCATTTTTTCATTAAAGATATTGATCCTAAAACCTTACACGGCGAAATAAAATTTATGAAGACGAAACCCGTTTATCAAAAATTAGTGCTTAATAACAATAGTTTTCAGAAAAACGACAGTGTTTATGGTTTTATAGATTAATACAAAAGTAGAAAATTTCACAAAAGATTTCAGAGGATATTTTAGAGCTTTAGTAAAATAAAATTACTCGGAATATTGATTTTTCTTAATTTTGATTTATTAGTTAACTACCCCGTCTTTTTGTTTCACAAAAATCTACCCCTTCAAGGAAGGGGAATTTAATAATAATACTAAAATTATGACAGAAAGTATAAAATCATTATTCACAAGAGATTTAAACCAATTAAAAAAAGAAATAGAAGCGTATCAAAACGAAGAAACGATCTGGAAAATTGATAAAAATATTCTCAATTCTGCAGGAAATTTATCGCTTCATCTAGTTGGAAATATCAATCATTTTATTGGAGCTACTTTGGGAAGTTCAGGATATGTAAGAAACAGAGAGCTTGAATTTTCATTAAAAAATATTCCGAGAACAGAATTGATTGATAAAATTGAAAAAACGATTGAGATTGTACACTCTTCACTCGATCAATTATCGGAGGAAGATTTGAAAAAAGAATATCCGATTGAAGCTTTAGGCTATAAAATGACTACAGAATATTTTCTGATTCATTTGTTTGGGCATTTGGGCTATCATTTGGGGCAGATTAACTATCACAGAAGATTGTTGGATGTTGAGTGATTTTAAAATTTATTATTCTTAAACCACCCCGTCAAAAATTCTTTCGAATTTTCGCCACCCCTCCAAAGGAGGGGAATTTTTGCGGTTGTTATATTATTTACCTTTTTCTTCAAACAGCATTTTAGTAATAAAATCTTTCTCACCTTTTCCTCTCGCCGGAGAATATTCTCTTCCGTAGAAAATAATTTGAAGGTGAAGTTTATTCCAGAACTCTTCTTTCCATAATTTTTTGGCATCTTTCTCGGTTTCTACAACGTTTTTCCCGGAAGTGAGTTTCCATTGTGTCATCAGTCTATGAATGTGTGTATCGACCGGAAAAGCAGGAAATCCAAAACCCTGACTCATCACTACAGAAGCTGTTTTGTGCCCCACTCCTGCCAATTCTTCAAGTTCTTCATACGTTTGAGGGACAATTCCGTTATGTTTTTCCAAAAGTTGCTCTGCCATTTTTTTCAGATTCTTCGCCTTTGTATTCGAAAGTCCGATTTCTTTGATGAGTTCTTTAATTTCAAAATCCTCCAGTTTAGCCATTCTTTGTGGTGTTCCTGCTACAGCGAAAAGTTCGGGAGTTACCTCATTTACCTTTTTGTCGGTAGTTTGCGCAGAAAGTGCAACAGCAACCATAAGAGTATAAACATCTGTATGATCTAAAAAAATAGGAACAACAGGATATAATTTTTCTAATTCTTCCTGAACGAGTGCGGCTCTTTGCTTTTTTGTCATTTAACCATTAAATTTGAACAAAAATAAATCATTATGCTGAAAGTTGGAGACCAATTACCACAATTTGAAGGAATAAATCAGGACGGAGAAACAATTAATTCTGAAAAGTTACTCGGAAAAAAATTAGTTATTTTCTTTTATCCGCAGGCAAATACTCCTACATGTACGGTAGAAGCGTGTAATTTGAGCGATAATTATTCGCAATTGGAACAAGCAGGATTTCAGCTTTTAGGAATCAGTGGAGATACCGTGAAAAAGCAGAAGAATTTTCACAGCAAATTTGCTTTTCCTTATGATCTGATTGCTGATGAAAACCGTGATGTTATCGAAAAATTCGGAGTTTGGAAAGAGAAAAAAACTTTTGGTAAAACTTATATGGGAATTGTGAGAACTACTTTTATTTTCGATGAAAAAGGAATTTGCACGAGAGTTATTGAGAAGGTGACTTCTAAAACGGCGGTAGCTCAGATTTTAGAATAAATTTAAACACAAATTTTCACAAATGTTTTCACTAATTTTATACATATTTTGTGTTTATTCGTGAAAACATTTGTGATTTTAGTATTTCGTTATTCTGTTTCGTAATACATCAACTCTTCGTCTTCATTGGGAAGCGTTACATATTTTTGGAATTTCAGACCTAACCTTTCGATTAATTTTTGTGAAGAAGAATTGTCTTTTGAAGTGATTGCAGAAATTTTATTTAAACCAAATTCCTCCATTCCGATAGATTTTACTTTCTGAGCGGCTTCAAACATTAAACCTTTGCCTTCAAATTTTTCAAGGACAGAAAATCCAATATCTGCAACATCTAAACCTTCTCTTTCGAAGATTCCCACACTTCCGATTTTCTGATTTCCTTCTTTTAAAACAAGAATATAATTTCCGAATCCTCGTTTTTCAATTTGTGGTAAAAACTTAGATTTAATATAATTCTCGGCATCAGAGAGAGAATTGATGTTCTTATTTCCAATAAACTTTATAAAATTTGGCATATTATAAAGCTGGAAGATAATATCAGCATCATCTACAGAAACAGGTCGAATTAAAAGCCTTTCTGTTTCGTAGAAATTATTTTCTTTTTTTGGTAGGTTGCTTTTTTGGCTCATCTTTAGGTTCTTCTTTCTTTTCTATTTTTAAAAGACGTGGGTTATTTGTACAGTTTTTAGTATAAACCTCGATGTATGTTCCGTTATCTTTAATATTCGAAACTATGCCTGTAGATTTATTGACCGTTAATGTAAAATGTGTTTTCTGATAAGGACACTCTTTTGAGGTAATCTTTCCAAGATCTAAGTAATAATTAGTGGCGTCTGTGTAATAATTGGCGGCAATATCAACAAATTGTTCATCGATTAAATAACCATCTAAAACAGCAGACAATGCAGCTTCTTCAACGTTATCAACCTTTCCGATAAACTCTTTTAATTCCTTTAGATCAGTCAAATAGCTTATTTTCCCTCCTACAGAAGAAACAATATAATAAAAACTTTCCTGACCCGGTCTGAAATTAAACCCCACAAATTGAGGAAGATAATCTTGTTTGGTTCCTGAGACTTTTACTTCTTTATTTTTGCCATAACTGTTATTAACCAATACCCAAAAATCAACTTTGCTATTGGGAACAATTTTGCCCAAAACGGTATCAATATTTGAGAATTTTTTCTTTTCCTGAGAAAAAACAGAGATTCCTAATAAGAAAAAAAGAAAAGTAAGAGTTGTAATTTTTTTCATAGTTTGAAATACGGACAGAAACTATGCCAATATTTACATAAATTTCTCTCCTTTTTTAAGGCTTTTTAAATCTAAAACGTATTCTTTAATCTGCTGATCGTGCTCTCTTGGGCAGATTAAAAGTACTTTATCTGTATCTACAACGATAAAATCTTTCAAACCGTCTATTACAACTGCTTTATTATTTTTCACATGAATAATATTTCCTGTAGAATCGTAGGTAAGCGCTGTTTTTATATTGACTGCATTTTCATTTTCGTCTCTATCGCTGTTTTCAAAAACCGAAGTCCAGGTTCCGAGATCGCTCCAGCCTAAATCAGCCGGAATTACATATACGTTTTTAGCTTTTTCTAAAATCCCGTTATCGATTGATATTTTTTGAATTTTAGGATAAATGAGTTCTATACAGCTTACCTCAGCTTCCGCATTGTATTCGCAAGCCATAAACTGCTGAGTCATGTCTGGAAGAAACATCTCAAAAGCTTTATGAATAGATTTTACATTCCAGATAAAAATTCCTGCATTCCAAAGGAAATCTCCGCTTTCAAGGAAACTTTTGGCAATTTCAAGAATAGGTTTTTCTGTGAAAGTTTTAACTTTATAATAGTCTGAATCTTTTTTCTCAACAAATTGGATGTATCCGTAACCTGTATCTGGTCTTGTTGGTGTAATTCCCAAAGTCACCAAATAATCATGTGTGGAAGCTAAGTCAAATGCCAATTCTACTTTCTCTAAAAAAACATCTTCTTTTAAGATTAAATGATCTGCAGGAAGCACAATCATCGTAGCATCAGGATTGATTTCAGCAATTTTATTTGCCATGTAAAGATTACATGCAGCTGTATTTTTCATCAGAGGTTCGCCCACTACATTATCCTCAGGAATTTCTGGTAATTGCTGATGAGAAAGTGCTACATACTCTTTGTTGGTAATTACAAATATGTTTTCTTTAGGAATAATCTTACTGATTCTGTCATAAGTCTGCTGAATCATGGTACGACCCGTTCCTAAAATATCCTGAAATTGTTTGGGAAATTTCTGTGTGCTCAGAGGCCAGAATCTACTACCGATTCCTCCTGCCATAATCACACAGTACTTATCTGATTTTAACATATTTAACTGCATTTTTTCACTCTAGCCAAAGGTTTGAAAGAATACTTTCGTCCTGTAGCCAGATTCATACAAAGATAGTTTTTTTTAATCAGACCTTCCAACAAATACTTTTGTTCTCGATAGATGAAATTTTCGCCCTTGCTAAGCTTCTCTATAAAAACCTCATCATCATTCTGATTATCAATATGAAAATATTTTACGAGATCCGGACTTGCCATAAAATTGGCTTTCGGAGACCGTGAAAACTTAGTTATAATCGGCTTTAGATCTTCATCATAAACATCCGCACTTTCCAAAAGCATTTCCCTGAAAGTATGTTTCCATTCGTTACCGTGTGGAGCAATTCTTCTTCCGAATTTTTCGAAGGCAATGAGATGCGCCAATTCATGAGTTAATACGAAAAAGAAAAGTTGCGGGGCTAATGTAGAATTGATGCTAATTTCGTGCGAATTATCACGTAACTTCCGGTAGTCTCCAAGCTTCGAATTTCGGTTTCTAGTAACCTTTATATGAATAGAATAATCTGAAAACCATTTCCTTAAATACAAAAGTGTATTTTGAGGTAAATATTTTTCTAAAGACTGAATAGACATCTTACAAAGTTAGTGGGATCCCTGAATAAAAATTCAATAGTTTAAGACTGAAAAGATAATTAAATTTTGCCTGTTGAACCGAGCCTTGAGAGTTTGCATAATTGTTTCGGGCAATATTTAAATCATAAATTGTTGTACGACCCGCTGCATAACTTTTATCTGCAAATTCCATAGCCAATTTTGTGCTTTTTTCGGCTTCTACTGCTGCAAGATACACTTCATAATTAGCATCCGCATCAAACTGAGCTTGCTGAACACTTTGCCTTACAGTCTGTTTTTGCTGTTCTAAAGTAGTTTTGGCAATATTTTCATTAATTTTTGACTGCTCTACCTGAAGCTTGGTAATTCCTTTATTGAAAATAGGAATATTTAAACTGATCCCACCTTGTTGCCCAAAGTTATCTTTATACTGCTGGAAAAAACCAGGTTCTTTGGTGGCATTTCCAAATTGGTCGTACCCTGCATTATCTGTATTCAATAAATTCCTATAAAAAGTTCCAACCCCTACACTCGCAGTAAGCGTAGGCCAAAATGCTGTTTGGGTAACTTCTGTTTGGGTTTCTGCAGATTTTATTCTGCTTTGCGCCGCTTTTATTTGCGGTTGATTTTCGTAAGCTAAATTCAAAACATCATCTACAGAAAACAATTGAGGAGTTAATTTATCATCAACTTCCACATCTTCCACATCAAAATCTTTATATTCTTTTAACTGAAGTAATTGCGCCAAAGCAAACAGACTTCTTCCTACATTGATCTCAGCTGTCTTTAAATTTTGTTTTTCTCTTGCCCAAGCTGCTTCTGCTTCTGCAACAATTGTTTGAGCCGTTGTTCCTACTTCTGTAGTTATTTTTGCCCTATCAAATTGTTTTTTTGCATTTTCTGTTGCGCTCTGAGAAATCTTTACGATTTCCTTATTCAGTAAAGTCGTTAAATATTGCTGAGCAATCTGAAGTGAAATATCGTTTTTAATGGTTTCAATATCATATTGACTTGCCTCTACATCAAACTGAGACTTTCTGATTGTTTTTTCAAGCCTTCCATTATTGTAAATTAAAATATCAGCTCCAATGTTTGCCGAATTACTGAATTGATCGTTTCGGATACTTGTCGTTCCCAAAGAAGCTTGCCCGAAACTTACATTATTTCCCATGCTCGCATTTACAGAAGGAAGGTAATTCTTTTGGGCAATTTTAAGATTAGAATCCTGAATCTGTTTTGAATATTCATTCTGAATCACCTGAAGATTGTGCTTTACCGCATAGTCTACACATTCACGCAAAGACCATTTCTGCTGAGCGTTTAATCCTGCAAAGGCTAATCCTAAAACAACCGTCAAAACTTTTTTCATAAGGAAATATTTAATTTTTTTTCAAATGGAGCCGTTATTTTCAATTGATTATTTCGGTGAGAAAGCTTGCAAATAACGATTTTAAATTGGCTTTATTCAAATTAGACGTAAAGATTGCAAAAAAGTTACAGATTTAGAAAATTATTGTTTCATTTTAATGAAAGTTTTGAGAATTTTGCATCATGACAAACGCACAATATCAGGAAGCTGTAGAATGGCTTTTCGTTCAGGCGCCAAACTATCAGATAGATGGGCAAAAAGCATACAAACCGGGACTTGGAAACATCACAAGACTCTGCGCTTTTTTTGACAACCCACAAGATAAAATAAAATGCATCCACATTGGAGGAACCAATGGAAAAGGATCCACCAGCAATATGCTATCTTCAGTTCTTCAGGAAGCAGGTTACAAAACAGGTTTATATAATTCTCCGCATCTTATTGATTTCACAGAACGGATTAAAGTTAACGGTAAAAATTGCGATAAAGAGTTTGTCTATAATTTCATTTTAAAACTGAAAAAGCTTCCAGAAGACATCCTCCCCTCTTTCTTTGAGTTTACGACAATTATGGCATTTGAATATTTTGCTCAGCAAAAAGTTGACTTTGCGATTACTGAAGTCGGATTGGGCGGAAGATTAGATTCAACTAATATTATCAAACCTTTGGTTGCAGCAATTACGAATGTTCAACTCGATCATCAGAATATTTTAGGAGACACTATCGAAGAAATCGCCTACGAAAAAGCAGGAATTATAAAAGCAAATACCCCAATAATTTTCGGAGATAATAATGAAATTGTAAAAAACATTATTAAAGACAAAGCTGTTAAAGAAAACGCTCCATTTATCGATGCTACTGTTTTAAAAACTGAGCTAAAATCAGATTTGAAAGGAAATTATCAAAATAAAAACATTAAAGTTGTTTTAAGTTTAATTGAAGAATTGAGAAAACTAAACTACTCTATCTCAAATAAAAATATCGAAACTGGACTTTTATCCGTTCATCAAAACACCGGATTTATTGGTCGTTGGTTTGAATTCTCTCAAAATCCTTTGACGATTTGTGACACAGCGCACAATCAAGCCGGTTTAGAATCGGTTTTTGAACAGTTAAATTCTATTGAAAAACACAAACACGTTGTTTTAGGATTTGTCAATGACAAGAAAATTGATGATGTAATGGACTTACTTCCTCAAAATTCCAAGTTTTATTTTGCAAAACCATCCATCAACAGAGGAAGACCCCCTCAAGACTATGAAGATTTATTAATTAATTCAAAAATAAATTATAAAATTTTTGATTCTGTACAAGAAGCGTATCTTTCTGCAAAACAAGAATGTACAAATGAAGAAATGATTTTTATTGGCGGAAGCAACTTTGTAGTTGGAGATTTTTTAGAAAAAAATTTGGAGATTTGTGAATAAGTCGTATATTTGCACCACTCTAAACAACGGCAACGTTGAAGAGGGCGATTAGCTCAGTTGGTTCAGAGCATCTGGTTTACACCCAGAGGGTCGGGGGTTCGAATCCCTCATCGCCCACAAAAGTTCCTAAAACTTTTAAAAAATTTAGGGCTCTTAGCTCAGTTGGTTCAGAGCATCTGGTTTACACCCAGAGGGTCGGGGGTTCGAATCCCTCAGGGCCCACAAAAACTCTCAGATTATTCTGAGAGTTTTTTATTTTAATACTATCTTGATTTTCGAAGCATCAATCCAAGTTTATATAGATCTAAAAATTTGAGATTAGGATTTCCGGAAAGTAAATTCTTTTTCAGAAATTTTTCAAAAAAATTAAATAAAATTAAAACAGGAAATTTTAATCCTTTTTTATGAACAGACTCATATGCTTTTACAAGCTTAATTTCAGATAATTTAGAGCTTAATACTTGATTATTTAGCATGAGCAGAAGGCTCTCCACAGACTCATCAACCTTTTTCAAATAAACACTCCCCTCTTCTACGTCATTATTATAAATCGGATTATCAATATGTATTACCGGGATTTTTGCCGATTTTAAATCCATTGAAAACACCAAATCTTCATAACCATACTTCCGGAGATCAGGATTAAACTTAATGCTTTCAAAGATGTTTTTTTTAATTAAAAAATTATTTGTCTGAAAGCTTAAGTAAGGTTTCATTTTTCTCTTTTCTAACGGTAAATTTTCTCGCTCTACAGCAAATTTCCATCTTAAAATATGCTTTTCTGAAGACGGCTTTTCTGAAACCTTCCTTCCGCCATACACAACAGCTGCATTAGAATTTTCATCTAAAAGATTGACATAGTTTTTAAGAAAATTTGGAGAAATAATTTTTCCGTCACAATCTAAAAAGAGCAGATATTCCGTTTTTGAATAATCTAAAAACAGATTTCTAATTCTGGATCTTCCAATATTTTTTTCAAGTAAAATAAACTGGTTTACCTGATGATTGAGTTCGTTATTTATTTGTTTGAAATTTTCGTCTGAACCGTCATCAATAA
Coding sequences within it:
- a CDS encoding glycosyltransferase family 2 protein, with translation MKISVCIPVYNFDVRELAYDLKKEIESHSIDAEIILIDDGSDENFKQINNELNHQVNQFILLEKNIGRSRIRNLFLDYSKTEYLLFLDCDGKIISPNFLKNYVNLLDENSNAAVVYGGRKVSEKPSSEKHILRWKFAVERENLPLEKRKMKPYLSFQTNNFLIKKNIFESIKFNPDLRKYGYEDLVFSMDLKSAKIPVIHIDNPIYNNDVEEGSVYLKKVDESVESLLLMLNNQVLSSKLSEIKLVKAYESVHKKGLKFPVLILFNFFEKFLKKNLLSGNPNLKFLDLYKLGLMLRKSR
- a CDS encoding TolC family protein → MKKVLTVVLGLAFAGLNAQQKWSLRECVDYAVKHNLQVIQNEYSKQIQDSNLKIAQKNYLPSVNASMGNNVSFGQASLGTTSIRNDQFSNSANIGADILIYNNGRLEKTIRKSQFDVEASQYDIETIKNDISLQIAQQYLTTLLNKEIVKISQSATENAKKQFDRAKITTEVGTTAQTIVAEAEAAWAREKQNLKTAEINVGRSLFALAQLLQLKEYKDFDVEDVEVDDKLTPQLFSVDDVLNLAYENQPQIKAAQSRIKSAETQTEVTQTAFWPTLTASVGVGTFYRNLLNTDNAGYDQFGNATKEPGFFQQYKDNFGQQGGISLNIPIFNKGITKLQVEQSKINENIAKTTLEQQKQTVRQSVQQAQFDADANYEVYLAAVEAEKSTKLAMEFADKSYAAGRTTIYDLNIARNNYANSQGSVQQAKFNYLFSLKLLNFYSGIPLTL
- a CDS encoding SprT-like domain-containing protein, which produces MSIQSLEKYLPQNTLLYLRKWFSDYSIHIKVTRNRNSKLGDYRKLRDNSHEISINSTLAPQLFFFVLTHELAHLIAFEKFGRRIAPHGNEWKHTFREMLLESADVYDEDLKPIITKFSRSPKANFMASPDLVKYFHIDNQNDDEVFIEKLSKGENFIYREQKYLLEGLIKKNYLCMNLATGRKYSFKPLARVKKCS
- a CDS encoding bifunctional folylpolyglutamate synthase/dihydrofolate synthase; amino-acid sequence: MTNAQYQEAVEWLFVQAPNYQIDGQKAYKPGLGNITRLCAFFDNPQDKIKCIHIGGTNGKGSTSNMLSSVLQEAGYKTGLYNSPHLIDFTERIKVNGKNCDKEFVYNFILKLKKLPEDILPSFFEFTTIMAFEYFAQQKVDFAITEVGLGGRLDSTNIIKPLVAAITNVQLDHQNILGDTIEEIAYEKAGIIKANTPIIFGDNNEIVKNIIKDKAVKENAPFIDATVLKTELKSDLKGNYQNKNIKVVLSLIEELRKLNYSISNKNIETGLLSVHQNTGFIGRWFEFSQNPLTICDTAHNQAGLESVFEQLNSIEKHKHVVLGFVNDKKIDDVMDLLPQNSKFYFAKPSINRGRPPQDYEDLLINSKINYKIFDSVQEAYLSAKQECTNEEMIFIGGSNFVVGDFLEKNLEICE
- a CDS encoding mannose-1-phosphate guanylyltransferase — translated: MLKSDKYCVIMAGGIGSRFWPLSTQKFPKQFQDILGTGRTMIQQTYDRISKIIPKENIFVITNKEYVALSHQQLPEIPEDNVVGEPLMKNTAACNLYMANKIAEINPDATMIVLPADHLILKEDVFLEKVELAFDLASTHDYLVTLGITPTRPDTGYGYIQFVEKKDSDYYKVKTFTEKPILEIAKSFLESGDFLWNAGIFIWNVKSIHKAFEMFLPDMTQQFMACEYNAEAEVSCIELIYPKIQKISIDNGILEKAKNVYVIPADLGWSDLGTWTSVFENSDRDENENAVNIKTALTYDSTGNIIHVKNNKAVVIDGLKDFIVVDTDKVLLICPREHDQQIKEYVLDLKSLKKGEKFM